TGGCCCGGTACAGGATCGCGAAGTCCTTGTAGGCCGCGTCGGGGTACTGGGAGCGGATGCTGTTGATGCGGGCCACGGCGCGCTCGGCCTCGTGTTCCTCGTTGTCGCATTCGACGAGGGCCACGGGGTCGCCGTCCCCGAACGCGCTCCACAGCTTCTTGTCGAAGAGCTTCGGGTTGTTGCCGATCACGCAGTTGGCCGCGCGCAGGATGAAACCGGTGGAGCGGTAGTTCTGCTCGAGCGGGATCACCTTCAGCGCCGGGTACTCCTGGGGCAGTCGGCGCAGGTTCTCGATGGTGGCGCCGCGCCAGCCGTAGATGCTCTGGTCGTCGTCGCCCACCGCGGTGAACATCGCGCGTTCGCCCACGAGCGACTTGAGCAGCTCGTACTGGATCGCGTTGGTGTCCTGGTACTCGTCGACCAACACGTAGCGCAGCGTGTTCTGCCACTTCGTGCGGCATTCCTCGTCGCGCTGCAGCAGCCGGTGCGGCATGCCGATCAGGTCATCGAAGTCCACCGCCTGGTAGGCCGCCAGACGCTCCTCGTAGCGCTTCATCACCACGGCGGCCACGCGTTCGTCGTCGTCGAGCGCGGCGGTGGCGGCCTGGTCGCTGTCGAGGCCCTGGTTCTTCCAGAGGCTGATGGTCCATTGCCAGCGGCGCGCCATGTTCACGTCGGTGGTGCCGCCCGCGTCCTTCAGGATGCCCACCACGTCGTCGCCGCCGAGGATGCTGAACTTGTCCTTCAGGCCCAGGCGCGCGCCCTCCGCCCGCAGCAGGCGCACGCCCAGCGAGTGGAACGTGCTGATCACGAGGTTCTTCGCGGCCTTGCCCCCGATCAGTTCCTTCGCGCGCTCGCGCATTTCCTGAGCGGCCTTGTTCGTGAAGGTGATGGCGGCGATCTGGCCCGGCGCGTAGCCCGCCTCCAGCAGCCGGCCGATCTTGTGCGTGATCACCCGCGTCTTGCCGGAGCCGGCACCCGCGAGCACGAGGCAGGGGCCGTCGAGGTGGTGCACGGCCGCCATCTGGGCGGGGTTCAGCGAGGGGGCTTCAGACATGGAAAAAGCGGTCCGGGCGAGGGGGGCGACGGATCATAACGAGGCCGGCCGATGACCTTGCATCGCAGTCTGTGCTAGCGTGAAACCTTCCCGATGACTGCCGACCTGAACCGCCGCCACCTGTTGGCCGCCGCCCTCGCCGCGGGCGCCGCGCCCAGCCTCGTCGCCTGCGCGAACCTCGGTTCGCCCGAGCCCTGCTTCACGCTCGGCGTGGCCTCGGGCACACCCCGGCCCGACAGCATCGTGCTGTGGACCCGCCTGTCCCCCGAAGCTCACCCCGCCCGGGTCGTCGAGGTGCGCTGGGAACTCGCCACCGACGAATCCTTCCGCCACGTCGTGCGGTCCGGCGTCGACCACGCCGAGGCGGACTGGGGCCACAGCGTGCACGTGCAGGTGGGTGGACTGGAACCCGCCCGCTGGTACTGGTACCGCTTCACGGCGCTGGGCCAGGTGTCGCCCGTCGGGCGCACGCGCACCGCGCCGGCCGCCGGCAGTCTCGACCCGGTCGCGTTCGCCATCGCGTCGTGCCAGCGCTGGGACCACGGCCACTACGCCGCGTGGCGCCACCTCGCCGACGAATCGCCCGACCTCGTGCTGTTCCTCGGCGACTACATCTACGAATACGCGCCGGTGCCCGGCGGCGTGCGTTTGCACCAGGGTCTCACCGACACCCGCACGCTCGCTCAGTACCGTGCCCGCTACGCGCAGTACAAGGGCGACCCCGACCTGCAGCGGGCCCACGCCAGCGCACCCTGGATCGTCACATGGGACGACCACGAAGTGCAGAACGACTACGCCGCCGACCAGGGCCCGTTCTTCGCGCCGGCCTTCCTCGAGCGCCGCGCACGGGCGTACCAGGCGTGGTGGGAGCACATGCCGCTGCCGCCGTCCACGCGCCCCACGGGTCCCGGCCTGCAGGTGTTCGACCGCTGCGACTGGGGCGCGCTCGCCCGCTTCCACGTGCTCGACAACCGGCAGTACCGCGACCCGCAGGCCTGCCCGCCGCCGGGACGGGGCGGCGGCAACACGGTCGACGTCGCCCGCTGCCCCGACCTGGCCCGTCCCGAACGCACCTACCTCGGCGCCACGCAGGAGCGCTGGCTCGGCGAGGGGCTCGCCCGCGGCGGCGTCCGCTGGAACTTCATCGCCCAGCAGACGCTCGTGGCCCCGTTCACATGGCGGCCCGACGGCAACCGCGTGTGGACCGACGGCTGGTCGGGCTACCCCGGCGCGCGGGCCCGGCTGCTCGGGCAACTCGCCCGGCCCGGGGTCGAGAACCCGGTGGTGCTGGGCGGCGACACCCACACCCACTACGTCTGCGACCTGCACCAGCGCGGCGACCCCACCGCCCCCGTGATCGCCACCGAGTTCTGCGGCACATCCATCAGCAGCCGCGGCCGCTCCCAGGCCCAACTCGACGCCGCACTGCCATGGAACCCGCACGTGCACTACGGCCGCCGCGACGAACGGGGCTACGTGGCCTTCCGGCTCGCGCCCGGACGGCTCGACGCCCGCCTGCGCGCCCTCAGCGACGGGGCCGATCCCGCGGCCACCGTGCGCACCGCGGCCACGTTCCACGTCGAATCGGGCCGGGCCGGCGCACAACGCGGTTAGGCTCCATCCCCATGTCCTCGATCCTCGCCGTCACCTTCCCGTTCTTCGCGCTGGTGCTCTGCGGCTACCTCGCCGCCCACCGCCGCTACCTGCCCGAGTCGGCCATCCCCGGCCTCAACGGCTTCGTGCTCTTCTTCGCGCTGCCGTGCATGCTGTTCCGCTTCGGCTCCAGCATGCCGTTCGCGCAGCTGATCGACCCGTGGCTGGCGGCGATCTACGCGGTGTGCGCCCTCGTGATCGTGGGCGGCACCATCGCGGCCACGCGCCACCAGGTGGTGTTGAAGGACGCCGCGTTCGGCGCGCTGGTGGCTGCGTTCCCCAACACCGGCTTCATGGGCGTGCCGCTGCTCGTCGCGGTGCTCGGCCAGGCCGCCGCCGGGCCCGTCATCACCACCATCCTGGTCGACCTCGTGCTCACCAGCTCGCTGTGCATCGCCGTGGCCGAGTCGCACGCGCCCCACGGCCCGGGACCGTCGCCGCTCGCCCGGGCGCTGCGCGGTGCGTTCAGCAACCCGCTGCCCTGGGCCATCGGGCTCGGTGCGGCGAAGGCCGCGAGCGGCATCGTGTTCCCCGGCCCGGTCGACCAGGTGATCAAGATGCTGGCCGACGCGGCCTCGCCGGTGGCCCTCTTCACCATCGGCGCGGTGCTGTGGCGCGCGGGGCAGCACACCCACACGCGCACGCCGGTCGCGCACTACCTGCCCGTGTCGCTCGTGAAGCTGTTCGTGCACCCGCTGCTCGTGCTGGGCCTCGGTTTCGGCGCCCGCGCCGCCGGGGCCGACGTGCCGCTGTTCGGGCTCACCGTGCTGGCCCTCGCGGCGGCGCTGCCCAGCGCCAGCAACGTGTCGATGCTGGCCGAGCGGCACGGCGCCGACAACGGACGCGTGGCCCGCATCATCATGGCGAGCACCGTGCTGTCGTTCCTGACCTTCTCCGGGTTCGCCTCGCTGACCCGCCCGCTGCTGGCTCAGTAGGCGGTGCAGAGGCAGTGGGCCAGCGACGCGAACGGGTTGCGCCCGTCCGCCAGCTGCACCAGCCACGCCATCTCGTCTCGCGCCTGCTGCGCCACCGCCGGCGGCTGCACCCACGGCAGCCGCGCGTCGAGCTGTTCACCCACCACGGTGGCGGTCGCACCACCCACCAGGCTCAGCACGCGGTCGAGCCGGCTGCGTTCCGGTTCGATGTAGGTGATGCGCGGATCGCCTTCGAGCTTCGCGCGTTTCGCCGCCGACTTCAGCGCCACGTCGAACCCGCCGATCGTGTCGACCAGGCCGCGTTCCAGCGCCTGCGAACCGGTCCACACCCGGCCCTGCGCCACGGCGTCGATCTTCTCGGGCGTGGTCTTGCGGGCGCCCGCGGCGAGGGTGGTGAACTGCTGGTACACATGGCCGATGCTCGATTGCAGCAGCTCGGCGAAGCGCGGGTCGAGCGGCTTGCGCGGGTCGCCGGCGCCCACCAGCCACGTGGTGCGCACGCCGTCGGTGTGCACGCCGAGTTTCTCGAGCGCCTTGTCGGCGCGCGGCAGCAGCGCGAACACCCCGATCGAGCCCGTGATGGTCGCCGTGTCGGCCACCACCTCGTCGGCCGCCATCGAGATCCAGTAGCCCCCGGACGCGGCCACGTCGCCCATCGAGATCACCACCGGCTTGCCGGCGGCCTTCGTCAACTCCAGCTCGCGGCGGATCAGTTCCGAGCCGTACGGGCTGCCCCCCGGGGAGTTCACGCGCAGCACCACGGCCTTGACCTTGTCGTCGAGCCGCGCCTGGCGGATCAGGTCCGCGGTGGAGAGCCCGCCCACCGCGCCGGCCGGCGCCGCACCGTCGACGATGGCGCCCTCGGCCACCACCACGCCGATGGCGTCGCCGGTGAACTTCGGCACCTGGCGCGCGAGGTAGGGCGCGAACGCGACCTGGCGGAACGACTTGCCGTCCTCGGACTTCGCGCCACGCTCGACCATCAGGTCGCGCACCTGGTCGAGGGTCATCAGCTTGTCGACGAGCTTCGCGTCGAGCGCCGTCTTCGCGGCGTCGCCCCCGGCCGCGGCGAGGCGCTGCGGCAGGTCGTCGATCAGCGCACCGATGGTGCCGGCCGGCAGCTTGCGGGCCTTCTCGACGTCCTGGGTGTAGGTGGCCCACAGGCCGTCGTACACCGCGCGGCTGGCGGCCTGGGACTCGGGCGACGGACCGTCGGCGATGAAGGCCTCGCCCGCGTCCTTGAACTCGCCCACGCGCAGCAGGCTGACCGTCACGCCGACCCGGTCGAGCGCCTCGCGGTAGTAATTGCGGTAGCCGCCGAAGCCCTGGATCAGCAGCGTGCCCATCGGGTGCAAAAACACCTCGTCGGCCTGCGCGGCGAGGTAGTACTGGCGCTGGTCGTAGCCGCCGCCCCACGCCGTCACCTTCTTGCCGCTGGCGCGGAAGCGCTGGATCGCGGCCGCTGCCTCGCGCAGCGCGGGCAGGCCGCCGCCCTCGAACTCGTCCAGCACCAGCAGCGCGTTGTGCACCTTCGGGTCGGCCGCGGCGGCGTCGAGCACGGTGCGCACGTCGCGCAGCTGCGTGTCGGCATCGGCCCGGCCGGCGCCGAACTGCGCGAGCGCCGCGTCCCGCGGGCGCGTGGACCGCTGCTCGACGAGCTTCCCCCGAAGGTTCAGCACGAGCGTCGTCCGTTCGGCCATGGGTGCCGCGCCGCCGCGCACCATCGACACGACCAGCACGACCAGCAGCACGAGGAACAGCAGGTTGAACACCAGGCGCCGGGTACCGTCGAGAACGGACCAGAGGCGGCCGAAGAACCGGCCGGTGGCGGCGAGGCGGGGGTAGGGCATGGGGATCCTTCCGGGGGATGTCGACGCGGGAACCGCGTCCGACACTTTAAGGGCACGGGCGATGGCCTTGCCTATCGCCGCGTTCGAGCCTTTCAACTTCCCTCTCCTCCCGCCCCGCCCCAGACTGCGAAGCATCGACACGAGGACGCACCCATGACCGACACCACCCGCCTGACCACCGCCTCCGGCATCCCCGTCGCGGACAACCAGAACTCCGTCACCGCCGGCCCGCGCGGTGCCGTGCTGCTGCAGGACTTCCACCTGATCGAGAAGCTCCAGCACTTCAACCGCGAGCGCATCCCCGAGCGGGTCGTGCACGCGAAGGGCTCCGGCGCCTACGGCACCTTCACGGTCACGCACGACATCACGAAGTACACGAAGGCCAAGCTGTTCGGCGCGGTGGGCAAGACCACCGAGACCTTCCTGCGCTTCTCCACCGTGGGCGGCGAGAAGGGCTCGGCCGACACCGAACGCGACCCGCGCGGCTTCGCGCTGCGTTTCTACACGGAAGAGGGCAACTGGGACCTCGTCGGCAACAACACGCCCACCTTCTTCCTGAAGGACGGCATCAAGTTCCCCGACTTCATCCACACCCAGAAGCGCGACCCGCAGACGAACCTCAAGTCGCCCACGGCCGTGTGGGACTTCTGGAGCCGCACGCCCGAGTCGCTGCACCAGGTCACCATCCTGTTCTCGGACCGCGGCACGCCCGACGGCTACCGCCACATGGACGGCTTCGGCAGCCACACCTTCAGCCTGATCAACGCCGCCGGTGAGCGCGTGTGGTGCAAGTGGCACCTGAAGACGCGCCAGGGCATCCGCAACCTCGACGCCGCCGAGGCGCAGCGCCTGGCCGGCACCGACCCCGACTACGCCCAGCGCGACCTCTTCAACGCCATCGCGAACGGCGACTTCCCGCAGTGGGACGTCTACGTGCAGGTGATGCGCGAGGACCAGGTGGCCGCCTGGGAAGCCCGCACCGGCTGGAGCGCGTTCGACCTGACGAAGGTGTGGCCGCACGCCGACTTCCCGCGCATCCCCGTGGGCGTGCTGGAACTCAACCGCAACCCCGACAACTACCACGCCGAGGTGGAGCAGGCCGCGCTGTCGCCGTCCCACATCGTGCCGGGCCTCGGCTTCAGCCCCGACAAGATGCTGCAGAGCCGCCTGTTCGGCTACCACGACGCGCAGCTCTACCGCGTGGGCACGAACCACCAGCAGCTGCCGGTGAACCGGCCGCGCTGCCCCGTGCACCACCAGCAGCGCGACGGCTACATGGCCGTGGACAACGGCGGCGCCGCCCGCAACTACGACCCGGTGCAGGCCGGCGGCTCGAACCCCTCGGGCCTCGGCCACGGCGAACCGGGATGGGTGCTGGAGGGCGTGGCCGGCCGGTACGACGACCGGGCCACTGCCGACGACTTCACCCAGGCCGGCAACCTGTTCCGCCTGATGACGCCCGACGCGAAGGACCGCCTCGTCACCAACATCGCGAACGCGATGCAGAGCGTGCCCGACGAGATCCGCCAGCGGCAGCTCGCCCACTTCACGAAGGCCGATCCGGCCTACGGTCAGGGGGTGGCGGCGAAGCTCGCCACGCTGATCCAGCGCTGACCCGGAGGGCCGGGAAAGACCTCGGCCCTTTGGTTCATGTCCGCTTCCCTCCGGGCCGCTGGCGTACTACGCTTGCCGGTCCCAGCCAACCCGCGAGGAGAAGCCGCATGAACGCCGAATCGAAGTGTCCCGTCGCGCACACGCCCGCACGAGCCCGCACCAACGTCCAGTGGTGGCCCGACGCGCTGAACCTGGCCCTGCTGCACCAGCATTCCACGCTGGCCGACCCGATGGTCGAGGACTTCGACTACCGCAAGGAGTTCCTGACCCTCGACCTGAAGGCGGTGACCGCCGACCTGCATGCGCTGATGACCGACTCGCAGGACTGGTGGCCCGCCGACTACGGACACTACGGACCGCTGTTCATCCGCATGGCCTGGCACGCCGCCGGCACCTACCGCATCTTCGACGGCCGGGGCGGCGCCCGCTCCGGCGAACAGCGCTTCGCGCCCCTCAACAGCTGGCCCGACAACGGCAACCTCGACAAGGCGCGCCGGCTGCTGTGGCCCATCAAGCAGAAGTACGGCCGCAAGCTCTCGTGGGCCGACCTGATGATCCTGACCGGCAACGTCGCGCTCGAGTCGATGGGCTTCAAGACCTTCGGCTTCGGCGGCGGCCGCGAGGACATCTGGGAACCGCCCGCGATCGACTGGGGCCCCGAATCCACGTGGCTCGGCGACGAACGCTACAGCGGTGAGCGCGAACTCGCGAACCCGCTCGCGGCCGTGCAGATGGGCCTCATCTACGTGAACCCGGAAGGCCCGAACGGCAACCCCGATCCCGCCGGCTCCGGCCGCGACGTGCGCGAGACCTTCGCGCGCATGGCGATGAACGACGAGGAGACGGTGGCGCTCACCGCCGGCGGCCACACCTTCGGCAAGTGCCACGGCGCGGGCGACGCGAGCCTCGTGGGCAAGGAGCCCGAAGGGGCGAACGTCGAGGAACTGGGGCTCGGGTGGAAGAGCACCTTCGAGAGCGGCATCGGCGCCCACGCGATCACCAGCGGCCTGGAAGGCGCGTGGACCCCGAACCCGATCCAGTGGGACAACGGCTACTTCGAGACCCTGTTCGGCCACGAATGGGAGCTGACGAAGAGCCCCGCCGGCGCGAACCAGTGGAAGCCGAAGGGCACCACCGGCGACGGCAAGGTGCCCGACGCGCACATCCCCGGCAAGCGCCACGCCCCGATGATGACCACCGCCGACATGGCGATGCGCGTCGACCCCGCCTACGAGAAGATCTCACGCCGCTACATGGCCGACCCGGCCCTGTTCGCCGACGCCTTCGCCCGCGCGTGGTTCAAGCTCACCCACCGCGACATGGGCCCGAAGAGTCGCTACCTCGGCGCACTCGTCCCGAAGGAAGACCTGATCTGGCAGGACCCGATCCCCGCGGTGGATCACCCGCTGGTCGACGCGGCCGACGTGGCCGCGCTGAAGGCGAAGCTGCTGGCCACGGGCATCGCCCCGCGGCAGCTGATCAAGACGGCGTGGGCCTCGGCCACCACGTTCCGCGGCACCGACATGCGCGGCGGCGCGAACGGGGCGCGCCTGCGCCTCGCACCGCAGAAGGACTGGGACGCCAACGAACCCGCGGAACTCGCGAAGGTGCTGGCGGCGCTGGCCACGGTGCAGCAGGACTTCGCCAAGTCGGCGAAGGGCGGCAGGAAGGTGTCCCTCGCCGACCTGATCGTGCTGGGCGGCTGCGCGGCCGTGGAGGCCGCCGCGAAGCAGGCGGGGTTCGCCGTCACCGTGCCGTTCACGCCGGGCCGCATGGACGCCACGGCGGCGCAGACCGATGCCAACTCGTTCGATGTGCTCGAACCCGCGGCCGACGGCTTCCGCAACTACACGCGCAAGGGCAGTGCGCTCTCCGCGGCCACCGCCCTGGTCGACCGCGCCGCGCTGCTGACGCTGACGGCGCCGGAGATGACCGCCCTCGTCGGCGGCCTGCGCGTGCTCGACGCCAACACGGGCCACACGCCCCACGGCGTCTTCACGAAGCGCCCCGGTCAGCTGACCCCGGACTTCTTCGTCAACCTGCTCGACATGCGCACCGCCTGGCAGCCGTCCTCGACGCAGGCGGGGGTCTTCGAAGGGCGCGACCGCAAGACGGGCGAAGCCCGCTGGACGGCCACCCTGGCCGACCTCGTCTTCGGCTCGAACGCGCAGCTGCGCGCACTGTCGGAGGTCTACGCGTCGAGCGACGGCGCGAAGGCCTTCGTCGACGACTTCGTGGCGGCGTGGGACAAGGTGATGAACCTGGACCGGTTCGACGTGCCGGGGCACAAGGTGGGTTGAGGGTCCGGGCGGAGCGCTAGAACGTGGTCACCGCGAACGTGTTCCGCCCGTTCCGCTTGGCCCGGTAGAGCGCCCCGTCCGCCTTCGCCATGATGTCGACGGCCTGGATGCGCGGGTCGTCGACGTAGGCGACGCCGATGCTCGTCGTGACGCGGCGGATCTCGTCGCCGACGTGGAACGGCAGACGCATCAGCAGGCCGATCTTCTCGGCGATGGCCACGGCCTCCTCGACGTCCTTCAGGCCCTCGAGGACGATGACGAACTCGTCGCCGGCCAGCCGCGCCACGGTGTCGGTCTGTCGCACGCACGTCAGCAGCCGCCGCGCGAACTCGCACAGCACCTCGTCGCCCGTGCCGTGGCCGCGGCTGTCGTTGATCTCCTTGAAGTGGTCCACGTCGAGGAACAGCAGCGCGAGGCGCTGCCGCGTGCGGCGGTGGCGGGCCACGCTCGACTGCAGCCGCTCGTCGAACGCACGGCGGTTGGGCAGGCCGGTGAGCGGGTCCACGCGGGCCTGCTCGTTCAGCTTCGCCTCCACCTCCTTCAGCGCGGTGACGTCGGTGCTGAGCGCGTAGAGGCCGTCCACGCGGCCGTCCTCGCGCACGTCGGGCACGTACACCGTGTGCAGGTGGCGCCGGGTGCCCCGGGTCGTCGACACCAGGTCGAACTCCACGCGCTGGCCCGACAGCGCGGTTCGCAGCGCCTCGCGGCGTTGCTCGTACAGCTCGGGGCTCACGACGTCGCGGATGCGGCGGCCGATGGCGGCCACCGGGTCCACGTCGGACCACGCGCGGTAGGTCTCGTTGGCGAACTGCATGCGCTCGTCGGCATCCACGTACGAGATCAGCACCGGCAGGTTGTCGGCGATGGTGCGCAGGCGCTGCTCGCTGTGCTGCACCGCCGCGCGGGCCTCGTGCGTGTGGGCCATCAGTGTGTTGTAGGCCTGGACCACCTCGTAGACCTCGCGCGTCTCGTCGCGCAGGTCCACGACCACCGGCTCGGAACGGTCGAGCGATTGCACCATCGCCGCGCGCAGGTGGTCGATGGGTGCGAGCAGGCGCTCCACCAGCACCCAGATGCCGATGCCGGCCAGCACCATCAGCCCGAGGCCGAGGGCGATCACCTGCCGCTCGGAGTCGCGAAGCTGTTCGCGGGCCTCGGCGAGCGGGTAGGCCGTGGTCAAGAGCCACGGCACGTTCTTGAGCAGGCGGAAGCTGAAGAGGGCCTCGAGCCCGACCGAGTTCACGCCCTCGAAGGTGCCCTCCTCGCCGGCGAGCGCGCGGTACACGAGCGGGCTGCGGTCCGGTGGCGGCACCGGGGTCATGACGCGGTCGCGGTGGCCGTGCATCATGATCATCGGTGTCTCGCCCTTGACGATCACCGACACGTACCCGGTCTTGCCCACCTTCACGTTCGACAGTTCGGTGAGGAAGTTGGGCCGCGTGAGGTAGAGGATGCCGCCGAGCGCACCCACGGTCTCGCCGGAGGCCGTGCGGATGGGCGCCGCGAACACGATGTTGGGCTCGGCCGTCGCGCGGCCCGCCAGCGGTTCGGACACCACGAGGCGGCCCGTCGCCATCACCTCCTTGAAATAGGCGCGGTCGGCCACCGAGCGGCCCACGCGGCCGGCGAACTCGGGCGTGTCGAACGTGATGCGGCCCTCGCGGTCGATCACGATCAGCGTGTCGAACAGGCCCAGCACCACCGGGCGCGAGGCGAAATGCTCGCGCAGCAGGTCGGGGCGGGCGATCAGTTCCGGGTCGATCACCGAGGCGGCCTGCTGCAGCGCCTGGCGCCGGTCGGCGACGCGGGCGTCGAGTTCGCG
This genomic stretch from Piscinibacter gummiphilus harbors:
- a CDS encoding AEC family transporter, translated to MSSILAVTFPFFALVLCGYLAAHRRYLPESAIPGLNGFVLFFALPCMLFRFGSSMPFAQLIDPWLAAIYAVCALVIVGGTIAATRHQVVLKDAAFGALVAAFPNTGFMGVPLLVAVLGQAAAGPVITTILVDLVLTSSLCIAVAESHAPHGPGPSPLARALRGAFSNPLPWAIGLGAAKAASGIVFPGPVDQVIKMLADAASPVALFTIGAVLWRAGQHTHTRTPVAHYLPVSLVKLFVHPLLVLGLGFGARAAGADVPLFGLTVLALAAALPSASNVSMLAERHGADNGRVARIIMASTVLSFLTFSGFASLTRPLLAQ
- the sppA gene encoding signal peptide peptidase SppA, whose amino-acid sequence is MPYPRLAATGRFFGRLWSVLDGTRRLVFNLLFLVLLVVLVVSMVRGGAAPMAERTTLVLNLRGKLVEQRSTRPRDAALAQFGAGRADADTQLRDVRTVLDAAAADPKVHNALLVLDEFEGGGLPALREAAAAIQRFRASGKKVTAWGGGYDQRQYYLAAQADEVFLHPMGTLLIQGFGGYRNYYREALDRVGVTVSLLRVGEFKDAGEAFIADGPSPESQAASRAVYDGLWATYTQDVEKARKLPAGTIGALIDDLPQRLAAAGGDAAKTALDAKLVDKLMTLDQVRDLMVERGAKSEDGKSFRQVAFAPYLARQVPKFTGDAIGVVVAEGAIVDGAAPAGAVGGLSTADLIRQARLDDKVKAVVLRVNSPGGSPYGSELIRRELELTKAAGKPVVISMGDVAASGGYWISMAADEVVADTATITGSIGVFALLPRADKALEKLGVHTDGVRTTWLVGAGDPRKPLDPRFAELLQSSIGHVYQQFTTLAAGARKTTPEKIDAVAQGRVWTGSQALERGLVDTIGGFDVALKSAAKRAKLEGDPRITYIEPERSRLDRVLSLVGGATATVVGEQLDARLPWVQPPAVAQQARDEMAWLVQLADGRNPFASLAHCLCTAY
- a CDS encoding catalase — its product is MTDTTRLTTASGIPVADNQNSVTAGPRGAVLLQDFHLIEKLQHFNRERIPERVVHAKGSGAYGTFTVTHDITKYTKAKLFGAVGKTTETFLRFSTVGGEKGSADTERDPRGFALRFYTEEGNWDLVGNNTPTFFLKDGIKFPDFIHTQKRDPQTNLKSPTAVWDFWSRTPESLHQVTILFSDRGTPDGYRHMDGFGSHTFSLINAAGERVWCKWHLKTRQGIRNLDAAEAQRLAGTDPDYAQRDLFNAIANGDFPQWDVYVQVMREDQVAAWEARTGWSAFDLTKVWPHADFPRIPVGVLELNRNPDNYHAEVEQAALSPSHIVPGLGFSPDKMLQSRLFGYHDAQLYRVGTNHQQLPVNRPRCPVHHQQRDGYMAVDNGGAARNYDPVQAGGSNPSGLGHGEPGWVLEGVAGRYDDRATADDFTQAGNLFRLMTPDAKDRLVTNIANAMQSVPDEIRQRQLAHFTKADPAYGQGVAAKLATLIQR
- a CDS encoding alkaline phosphatase D family protein, with the protein product MTADLNRRHLLAAALAAGAAPSLVACANLGSPEPCFTLGVASGTPRPDSIVLWTRLSPEAHPARVVEVRWELATDESFRHVVRSGVDHAEADWGHSVHVQVGGLEPARWYWYRFTALGQVSPVGRTRTAPAAGSLDPVAFAIASCQRWDHGHYAAWRHLADESPDLVLFLGDYIYEYAPVPGGVRLHQGLTDTRTLAQYRARYAQYKGDPDLQRAHASAPWIVTWDDHEVQNDYAADQGPFFAPAFLERRARAYQAWWEHMPLPPSTRPTGPGLQVFDRCDWGALARFHVLDNRQYRDPQACPPPGRGGGNTVDVARCPDLARPERTYLGATQERWLGEGLARGGVRWNFIAQQTLVAPFTWRPDGNRVWTDGWSGYPGARARLLGQLARPGVENPVVLGGDTHTHYVCDLHQRGDPTAPVIATEFCGTSISSRGRSQAQLDAALPWNPHVHYGRRDERGYVAFRLAPGRLDARLRALSDGADPAATVRTAATFHVESGRAGAQRG
- a CDS encoding ATP-dependent helicase — encoded protein: MSEAPSLNPAQMAAVHHLDGPCLVLAGAGSGKTRVITHKIGRLLEAGYAPGQIAAITFTNKAAQEMRERAKELIGGKAAKNLVISTFHSLGVRLLRAEGARLGLKDKFSILGGDDVVGILKDAGGTTDVNMARRWQWTISLWKNQGLDSDQAATAALDDDERVAAVVMKRYEERLAAYQAVDFDDLIGMPHRLLQRDEECRTKWQNTLRYVLVDEYQDTNAIQYELLKSLVGERAMFTAVGDDDQSIYGWRGATIENLRRLPQEYPALKVIPLEQNYRSTGFILRAANCVIGNNPKLFDKKLWSAFGDGDPVALVECDNEEHEAERAVARINSIRSQYPDAAYKDFAILYRANHQARVFEKALRKANIPYKVSGGQSFFERTEIRDLCAWLRLLVNNDDDPAFLRAVTTPKRGIGHTTLGALGEFSGKWKVSLFEALFAESLGTAMKPAAVASLHEFGRMVNDLEYRARHTSGSEDAKALLMGWLKDIDYEKHLYEGDDSEKVAAGRWSNVMDFVDWIARRCGGEIENDGGMSFETERQTVLDVAQTISVIISLAERSDEQDQVTLSTLHASKGLEWPHVVLAGVNEGLLPFRSEDEETTPQHIEEERRLMYVGITRARRTLAVDVLRRRKKGREFVPGVPSRFIAEMKLDEVKEQVDPREKLKALRAAAAARASIAKPEEPETA
- the katG gene encoding catalase/peroxidase HPI, coding for MNAESKCPVAHTPARARTNVQWWPDALNLALLHQHSTLADPMVEDFDYRKEFLTLDLKAVTADLHALMTDSQDWWPADYGHYGPLFIRMAWHAAGTYRIFDGRGGARSGEQRFAPLNSWPDNGNLDKARRLLWPIKQKYGRKLSWADLMILTGNVALESMGFKTFGFGGGREDIWEPPAIDWGPESTWLGDERYSGERELANPLAAVQMGLIYVNPEGPNGNPDPAGSGRDVRETFARMAMNDEETVALTAGGHTFGKCHGAGDASLVGKEPEGANVEELGLGWKSTFESGIGAHAITSGLEGAWTPNPIQWDNGYFETLFGHEWELTKSPAGANQWKPKGTTGDGKVPDAHIPGKRHAPMMTTADMAMRVDPAYEKISRRYMADPALFADAFARAWFKLTHRDMGPKSRYLGALVPKEDLIWQDPIPAVDHPLVDAADVAALKAKLLATGIAPRQLIKTAWASATTFRGTDMRGGANGARLRLAPQKDWDANEPAELAKVLAALATVQQDFAKSAKGGRKVSLADLIVLGGCAAVEAAAKQAGFAVTVPFTPGRMDATAAQTDANSFDVLEPAADGFRNYTRKGSALSAATALVDRAALLTLTAPEMTALVGGLRVLDANTGHTPHGVFTKRPGQLTPDFFVNLLDMRTAWQPSSTQAGVFEGRDRKTGEARWTATLADLVFGSNAQLRALSEVYASSDGAKAFVDDFVAAWDKVMNLDRFDVPGHKVG
- a CDS encoding diguanylate cyclase domain-containing protein; this encodes MLKHYKRRSLKAKLAFWSAAAMVVVVIAVTSFTLWMLRSDMTRNAADVQTTLSDSIARELDARVADRRQALQQAASVIDPELIARPDLLREHFASRPVVLGLFDTLIVIDREGRITFDTPEFAGRVGRSVADRAYFKEVMATGRLVVSEPLAGRATAEPNIVFAAPIRTASGETVGALGGILYLTRPNFLTELSNVKVGKTGYVSVIVKGETPMIMMHGHRDRVMTPVPPPDRSPLVYRALAGEEGTFEGVNSVGLEALFSFRLLKNVPWLLTTAYPLAEAREQLRDSERQVIALGLGLMVLAGIGIWVLVERLLAPIDHLRAAMVQSLDRSEPVVVDLRDETREVYEVVQAYNTLMAHTHEARAAVQHSEQRLRTIADNLPVLISYVDADERMQFANETYRAWSDVDPVAAIGRRIRDVVSPELYEQRREALRTALSGQRVEFDLVSTTRGTRRHLHTVYVPDVREDGRVDGLYALSTDVTALKEVEAKLNEQARVDPLTGLPNRRAFDERLQSSVARHRRTRQRLALLFLDVDHFKEINDSRGHGTGDEVLCEFARRLLTCVRQTDTVARLAGDEFVIVLEGLKDVEEAVAIAEKIGLLMRLPFHVGDEIRRVTTSIGVAYVDDPRIQAVDIMAKADGALYRAKRNGRNTFAVTTF